The following proteins are encoded in a genomic region of Glycine soja cultivar W05 chromosome 17, ASM419377v2, whole genome shotgun sequence:
- the LOC114394083 gene encoding probable serine/threonine-protein kinase At1g54610, whose translation MGCVFGKEASKKKEEVEVARAEDGVAQNSGNVKVGGEEEKSKRPKGERRRSSKPNPRLSNPPNHVHGEQVAAGWPSWLSKVAGEAINGLVPRRADTFEKLNKVGQGTYSNVYKAKDTLTGKIVALKKVRFDNLEPESVKFMAREILILRHLDHPNVVKLEGLVTSRMSCSLYLVFEYMDHDLAGLATSPTIKFTESQVKCYMHQLLSGLEHCHNRHVLHRDIKGSNLLIDSEGILRIADFGLASFFDPNHKHPMTSRVVTLWYRPPELLLGATDYGVGVDLWSAGCILAELLAGKPIMPGRTEVEQLHKIFKLCGSPSDEYWKKLKLPHATIFKPRISYKRCIAETFKNFPASSLPLIEILLAIDPAERQTATDALHSEFFTSKPYACEPSSLPKYPPSKEMDTKLRDEEARRLRAAGKANAAGVKKSRPRDRGGRGISVPDSNAELQANIDRWRLVTHANAKSKSEKFPPPHEDGTLGYPLGSSHHMDPIFDPPDVPFSSTNLSYPKANFQTWSGPLVEPSVDAPRRKKNMAGNGHRQSKKDSYR comes from the exons ATGGGGTGTGTGTTTGGGAAAGAAGCATCAAAGAAGAAAGAGGAAGTGGAAGTTGCAAGAGCAGAAGATGGTGTGGCTCAGAACAGTGGGAATGTGAAGGTGGGTGGAGAAGAGGAGAAGAGCAAGCGCCCAAAAGGGGAGAGAAGGCGATCTTCGAAGCCGAATCCGAGGTTGAGCAATCCACCTAACCATGTACATGGTGAGCAAGTAGCTGCAGGGTGGCCCTCTTGGCTCTCCAAGGTTGCTGGGGAAGCTATTAATGGATTGGTCCCTAGAAGAGCTGACACTTTTGAGAAGCTTAATAAG GTTGGACAAGGTACATATAGCAATGTTTACAAAGCAAAGGATACTTTGACAGGGAAAATTGTTGCCCTAAAGAAGGTCCGCTTTGACAATTTAGAGCCTGAGAGTGTGAAATTCATGGCTAGAGAGATTCTTATTCTGCGCCATCTGGATCATCCCAATGTTGTCAAACTGGAAGGTTTGGTGACTTCAAGGATGTCATGCAGTTTGTACCTTGTCTTTGAATACATGGATCATGATTTGGCTGGACTTGCTACAAGCCCCACAATTAAGTTCACAGAGTCTCAG GTTAAATGTTACATGCATCAGCTACTTTCTGGATTGGAACACTGTCACAACCGTCATGTGCTGCATCGTGATATAAAGGGGTCAAATCTTCTCATTGACAGTGAAGGAATTCTTAGGATTGCTGATTTTGGATTAGCTTCCTTCTTCGATCCTAATCACAAGCACCCTATGACAAGCAGGGTGGTTACTTTATGGTATCGACCTCCAGAACTTCTCCTTGGAGCCACTGACTATGGTGTAGGAGTGGACCTCTGGAGTGCTGGCTGCATTCTTGCTGAATTGTTGGCTGGGAAGCCTATTATGCCTGGTCGAACCGAG GTGGAGCAGCTACATAAGATATTTAAGCTTTGTGGTTCTCCTTCTGACGAGTATtggaaaaaattaaagttgCCACATGCTACCATTTTTAAGCCCCGAATATCATACAAGCGGTGCATAGCAGAGACATTTAAGAATTTCCCAGCATCATCCCTGCCACTAATTGAGATCCTTCTCGCAATCGATCCAGCTGAACGTCAAACTGCCACAGATGCTTTGCATAGTGAA TTCTTTACATCAAAACCTTATGCCTGTGAACCCTCTAGCCTTCCAAAATATCCTCCCAGCAAGGAGATGGATACAAAGCTACGGGATGAAGAAGCTAGAAG ATTGAGAGCTGCTGGCAAAGCTAATGCTGCTGGTGTCAAGAAATCACGTCCACGTGATCGAGGTGGAAGGGGAATTTCAGTTCCAGATTCCAATGCTGAGTTGCAAGCAAATATTGAT AGATGGCGACTGGTAACGCATGCAAATGCTAAGAGCAAGAGTGAGAAGTTTCCTCCTCCTCACGAAGATGGAACTCTTGGCTATCCTTTGGGTTCTTCACATCACATGGATCCAATTTTCGATCCTCCTGATGTTCCATTTAGTTCCACAAACTTGTCATATCCTAAAGCAAATTTCCAGACCTGGTCTGGCCCATTGGTGGAACCTAGTGTGGATGCaccaaggagaaagaagaacatGGCAGGGAATGGGCACAGACAATCAAAGAAGGATTCTTATAGATAG